A genomic region of Jaculus jaculus isolate mJacJac1 chromosome 10, mJacJac1.mat.Y.cur, whole genome shotgun sequence contains the following coding sequences:
- the Smarcd3 gene encoding SWI/SNF-related matrix-associated actin-dependent regulator of chromatin subfamily D member 3 isoform X1 — translation MAADEVAGGARKATKSKLFEFLVHGVRPGMPSGARMPHQGAPMGPPGSPYMGSPAVRPGLAPAGMEPARKRAAPPPGQSQAQSQGQPVPTAPARSRSAKRRKMADKILPQRIRELVPESQAYMDLLAFERKLDQTIMRKRVDIQEALKRPMKQKRKLRLYISNTFNPAKPDAEDSDGSIASWELRVEGKLLDDPSKQKRKFSSFFKSLVIELDKDLYGPDNHLVEWHRTPTTQETDGFQVKRPGDLSVRCTLLLMLDYQPPQFKLDPRLARLLGLHTQSRSAIVQALWQYVKTNRLQDSHDKEYINGDKYFQQIFDCPRLKFSEIPQRLTALLLPPDPIVINHVISVDPSDQKKTACYDIDVEVEEPLKGQMSSFLLSTANQQEISALDSKVGPSPELEWDTNPRSTEHSDQTIHETIESINQLKIQRDFMLSFSRDPKGYVQDLLRSQSRDLKVMTDVAGNPEEERRAEFYHQPWSQEAVSRYFYCKIQQRRQELEQSLVVRNT, via the exons ATGGCCGCGGACGAAGTTGCCGGAGGGGCGCGCAAAGCCACGAAAAGCAaactttttgagtttctggtccaTGGGGTG CGCCCCGGGATGCCGTCTGGAGCCCGAATGCCCCACCAGGGGGCGCCCATGGGTCCCCCGGGCTCCCCGTACATGGGCAGCCCCGCCGTGCGACCCGGCCTGGCCCCCGCGGGCATGGAGCCGGCCCGCAAGCGAGCAGCGCCCCCGCCCGGGCAGAGCCAGGCACAGAGCCAGGGCCAGCCGGTGCCCACCGCCCCCGCGCGGAGCCGCAg tGCCAAGAGGAGGAAGATGGCTGACAAAATCCTCCCTCAAAGG ATCCGGGAGCTGGTCCCCGAGTCCCAGGCTTACATGGACCTCCTAGCATTTGAAAGGAAACTGGATCAAACCATTATGCGGAAGCGAGTGGACATCCAGGAGGCCCTGAAGAGGCCCATGAAG CAAAAGAGGAAGCTGCGTCTCTACATCTCCAATACGTTTAACCCTGCGAAGCCTGACGCTGAGGATTCTGATGGCAGCATTGCCTCTTGGGAGCTGCGGGTGGAGGGGAAGCTCCTGGATGAT CCCAGTAAACAGAAGCGGAAGTTCTCTTCCTTCTTCAAGAGTTTGGTCATTGAGCTAGACAAAGACCTTTATGGCCCTGACAACCACCTCGTTGAG TGGCACCGGACGCCCACCACCCAGGAGACAGACGGGTTCCAGGTGAAGAGACCAGGGGACCTGAGTGTGCGCTGCACCCTGCTCCTCATGCTGGACTACCAG CCTCCCCAGTTCAAACTGGACCCCCGCCTGGCACGGCTGCTGGGGTTGCACACACAGAGCCGCTCAGCCATTGTCCAGGCCCTGTGGCAGTATGTGAAAACCAACAGACTACAGGACTCCCACGACAAGGAGTACATCAATGGGGACAAGTATTTCCAGCAG ATTTTTGATTGTCCTCGCCTGAAGTTTTCTGAAATTCCCCAGCGCCTCACAGCCCTGCTGCTGCCCCCAGACCCAATTGTCATCAACCACGTCATCAG TGTGGACCCATCAGACCAGAAGAAGACAGCATGCTACGACATTGATGTGGAGGTGGAGGAGCCACTGAAGGGGCAGATGAGCAGCTTCCTCCTGTCCACGGCCAACCAGCAGGAGATCAGTGCTCTGGACAGTAAGGTGGGCCCGAGCCCAGAGCTGGAGTGGGACACTAACCCAAGGAGCACAGAGCACTCAGACCAGACC ATCCATGAGACGATTGAGTCCATAAACCAGCTCAAGATCCAGAGGGACTTCATGCTAAGCTTCTCCAGGGACCCCAAAGGCTATGTCCAAGACCTGCTCCGCTCCCAGAGCCGTGACCTCAAG GTGATGACAGACGTGGCTGGCAACCCTGAAGAGGAGCGCCGCGCTGAGTTCTACCACCAGCCCTGGTCCCAGGAGGCCGTCAGCCGCTACTTCTACTGTAAG ATCCAGCAGCGCAGGCAGGAGCTGGAGCAGTCGTTGGTTGTGCGCAACACCTAG
- the Smarcd3 gene encoding SWI/SNF-related matrix-associated actin-dependent regulator of chromatin subfamily D member 3 isoform X4, whose protein sequence is MAADEVAGGARKATKSKLFEFLVHGVRPGMPSGARMPHQGAPMGPPGSPYMGSPAVRPGLAPAGMEPARKRAAPPPGQSQAQSQGQPVPTAPARSRSAKRRKMADKILPQRIRELVPESQAYMDLLAFERKLDQTIMRKRVDIQEALKRPMKQKRKLRLYISNTFNPAKPDAEDSDGSIASWELRVEGKLLDDPSKQKRKFSSFFKSLVIELDKDLYGPDNHLVEWHRTPTTQETDGFQVKRPGDLSVRCTLLLMLDYQPPQFKLDPRLARLLGLHTQSRSAIVQALWQYVKTNRLQDSHDKEYINGDKYFQQIFDCPRLKFSEIPQRLTALLLPPDPIVINHVISVDPSDQKKTACYDIDVEVEEPLKGQMSSFLLSTANQQEISALDSKIHETIESINQLKIQRDFMLSFSRDPKGYVQDLLRSQSRDLKVMTDVAGNPEEERRAEFYHQPWSQEAVSRYFYCKIQQRRQELEQSLVVRNT, encoded by the exons ATGGCCGCGGACGAAGTTGCCGGAGGGGCGCGCAAAGCCACGAAAAGCAaactttttgagtttctggtccaTGGGGTG CGCCCCGGGATGCCGTCTGGAGCCCGAATGCCCCACCAGGGGGCGCCCATGGGTCCCCCGGGCTCCCCGTACATGGGCAGCCCCGCCGTGCGACCCGGCCTGGCCCCCGCGGGCATGGAGCCGGCCCGCAAGCGAGCAGCGCCCCCGCCCGGGCAGAGCCAGGCACAGAGCCAGGGCCAGCCGGTGCCCACCGCCCCCGCGCGGAGCCGCAg tGCCAAGAGGAGGAAGATGGCTGACAAAATCCTCCCTCAAAGG ATCCGGGAGCTGGTCCCCGAGTCCCAGGCTTACATGGACCTCCTAGCATTTGAAAGGAAACTGGATCAAACCATTATGCGGAAGCGAGTGGACATCCAGGAGGCCCTGAAGAGGCCCATGAAG CAAAAGAGGAAGCTGCGTCTCTACATCTCCAATACGTTTAACCCTGCGAAGCCTGACGCTGAGGATTCTGATGGCAGCATTGCCTCTTGGGAGCTGCGGGTGGAGGGGAAGCTCCTGGATGAT CCCAGTAAACAGAAGCGGAAGTTCTCTTCCTTCTTCAAGAGTTTGGTCATTGAGCTAGACAAAGACCTTTATGGCCCTGACAACCACCTCGTTGAG TGGCACCGGACGCCCACCACCCAGGAGACAGACGGGTTCCAGGTGAAGAGACCAGGGGACCTGAGTGTGCGCTGCACCCTGCTCCTCATGCTGGACTACCAG CCTCCCCAGTTCAAACTGGACCCCCGCCTGGCACGGCTGCTGGGGTTGCACACACAGAGCCGCTCAGCCATTGTCCAGGCCCTGTGGCAGTATGTGAAAACCAACAGACTACAGGACTCCCACGACAAGGAGTACATCAATGGGGACAAGTATTTCCAGCAG ATTTTTGATTGTCCTCGCCTGAAGTTTTCTGAAATTCCCCAGCGCCTCACAGCCCTGCTGCTGCCCCCAGACCCAATTGTCATCAACCACGTCATCAG TGTGGACCCATCAGACCAGAAGAAGACAGCATGCTACGACATTGATGTGGAGGTGGAGGAGCCACTGAAGGGGCAGATGAGCAGCTTCCTCCTGTCCACGGCCAACCAGCAGGAGATCAGTGCTCTGGACAGTAAG ATCCATGAGACGATTGAGTCCATAAACCAGCTCAAGATCCAGAGGGACTTCATGCTAAGCTTCTCCAGGGACCCCAAAGGCTATGTCCAAGACCTGCTCCGCTCCCAGAGCCGTGACCTCAAG GTGATGACAGACGTGGCTGGCAACCCTGAAGAGGAGCGCCGCGCTGAGTTCTACCACCAGCCCTGGTCCCAGGAGGCCGTCAGCCGCTACTTCTACTGTAAG ATCCAGCAGCGCAGGCAGGAGCTGGAGCAGTCGTTGGTTGTGCGCAACACCTAG
- the Smarcd3 gene encoding SWI/SNF-related matrix-associated actin-dependent regulator of chromatin subfamily D member 3 isoform X2: protein MTPGLQHPPTVVQRPGMPSGARMPHQGAPMGPPGSPYMGSPAVRPGLAPAGMEPARKRAAPPPGQSQAQSQGQPVPTAPARSRSAKRRKMADKILPQRIRELVPESQAYMDLLAFERKLDQTIMRKRVDIQEALKRPMKQKRKLRLYISNTFNPAKPDAEDSDGSIASWELRVEGKLLDDPSKQKRKFSSFFKSLVIELDKDLYGPDNHLVEWHRTPTTQETDGFQVKRPGDLSVRCTLLLMLDYQPPQFKLDPRLARLLGLHTQSRSAIVQALWQYVKTNRLQDSHDKEYINGDKYFQQIFDCPRLKFSEIPQRLTALLLPPDPIVINHVISVDPSDQKKTACYDIDVEVEEPLKGQMSSFLLSTANQQEISALDSKVGPSPELEWDTNPRSTEHSDQTIHETIESINQLKIQRDFMLSFSRDPKGYVQDLLRSQSRDLKVMTDVAGNPEEERRAEFYHQPWSQEAVSRYFYCKIQQRRQELEQSLVVRNT from the exons CGCCCCGGGATGCCGTCTGGAGCCCGAATGCCCCACCAGGGGGCGCCCATGGGTCCCCCGGGCTCCCCGTACATGGGCAGCCCCGCCGTGCGACCCGGCCTGGCCCCCGCGGGCATGGAGCCGGCCCGCAAGCGAGCAGCGCCCCCGCCCGGGCAGAGCCAGGCACAGAGCCAGGGCCAGCCGGTGCCCACCGCCCCCGCGCGGAGCCGCAg tGCCAAGAGGAGGAAGATGGCTGACAAAATCCTCCCTCAAAGG ATCCGGGAGCTGGTCCCCGAGTCCCAGGCTTACATGGACCTCCTAGCATTTGAAAGGAAACTGGATCAAACCATTATGCGGAAGCGAGTGGACATCCAGGAGGCCCTGAAGAGGCCCATGAAG CAAAAGAGGAAGCTGCGTCTCTACATCTCCAATACGTTTAACCCTGCGAAGCCTGACGCTGAGGATTCTGATGGCAGCATTGCCTCTTGGGAGCTGCGGGTGGAGGGGAAGCTCCTGGATGAT CCCAGTAAACAGAAGCGGAAGTTCTCTTCCTTCTTCAAGAGTTTGGTCATTGAGCTAGACAAAGACCTTTATGGCCCTGACAACCACCTCGTTGAG TGGCACCGGACGCCCACCACCCAGGAGACAGACGGGTTCCAGGTGAAGAGACCAGGGGACCTGAGTGTGCGCTGCACCCTGCTCCTCATGCTGGACTACCAG CCTCCCCAGTTCAAACTGGACCCCCGCCTGGCACGGCTGCTGGGGTTGCACACACAGAGCCGCTCAGCCATTGTCCAGGCCCTGTGGCAGTATGTGAAAACCAACAGACTACAGGACTCCCACGACAAGGAGTACATCAATGGGGACAAGTATTTCCAGCAG ATTTTTGATTGTCCTCGCCTGAAGTTTTCTGAAATTCCCCAGCGCCTCACAGCCCTGCTGCTGCCCCCAGACCCAATTGTCATCAACCACGTCATCAG TGTGGACCCATCAGACCAGAAGAAGACAGCATGCTACGACATTGATGTGGAGGTGGAGGAGCCACTGAAGGGGCAGATGAGCAGCTTCCTCCTGTCCACGGCCAACCAGCAGGAGATCAGTGCTCTGGACAGTAAGGTGGGCCCGAGCCCAGAGCTGGAGTGGGACACTAACCCAAGGAGCACAGAGCACTCAGACCAGACC ATCCATGAGACGATTGAGTCCATAAACCAGCTCAAGATCCAGAGGGACTTCATGCTAAGCTTCTCCAGGGACCCCAAAGGCTATGTCCAAGACCTGCTCCGCTCCCAGAGCCGTGACCTCAAG GTGATGACAGACGTGGCTGGCAACCCTGAAGAGGAGCGCCGCGCTGAGTTCTACCACCAGCCCTGGTCCCAGGAGGCCGTCAGCCGCTACTTCTACTGTAAG ATCCAGCAGCGCAGGCAGGAGCTGGAGCAGTCGTTGGTTGTGCGCAACACCTAG
- the Smarcd3 gene encoding SWI/SNF-related matrix-associated actin-dependent regulator of chromatin subfamily D member 3 isoform X3: MYLPTTQDPGDPTRPGMPSGARMPHQGAPMGPPGSPYMGSPAVRPGLAPAGMEPARKRAAPPPGQSQAQSQGQPVPTAPARSRSAKRRKMADKILPQRIRELVPESQAYMDLLAFERKLDQTIMRKRVDIQEALKRPMKQKRKLRLYISNTFNPAKPDAEDSDGSIASWELRVEGKLLDDPSKQKRKFSSFFKSLVIELDKDLYGPDNHLVEWHRTPTTQETDGFQVKRPGDLSVRCTLLLMLDYQPPQFKLDPRLARLLGLHTQSRSAIVQALWQYVKTNRLQDSHDKEYINGDKYFQQIFDCPRLKFSEIPQRLTALLLPPDPIVINHVISVDPSDQKKTACYDIDVEVEEPLKGQMSSFLLSTANQQEISALDSKVGPSPELEWDTNPRSTEHSDQTIHETIESINQLKIQRDFMLSFSRDPKGYVQDLLRSQSRDLKVMTDVAGNPEEERRAEFYHQPWSQEAVSRYFYCKIQQRRQELEQSLVVRNT; this comes from the exons CGCCCCGGGATGCCGTCTGGAGCCCGAATGCCCCACCAGGGGGCGCCCATGGGTCCCCCGGGCTCCCCGTACATGGGCAGCCCCGCCGTGCGACCCGGCCTGGCCCCCGCGGGCATGGAGCCGGCCCGCAAGCGAGCAGCGCCCCCGCCCGGGCAGAGCCAGGCACAGAGCCAGGGCCAGCCGGTGCCCACCGCCCCCGCGCGGAGCCGCAg tGCCAAGAGGAGGAAGATGGCTGACAAAATCCTCCCTCAAAGG ATCCGGGAGCTGGTCCCCGAGTCCCAGGCTTACATGGACCTCCTAGCATTTGAAAGGAAACTGGATCAAACCATTATGCGGAAGCGAGTGGACATCCAGGAGGCCCTGAAGAGGCCCATGAAG CAAAAGAGGAAGCTGCGTCTCTACATCTCCAATACGTTTAACCCTGCGAAGCCTGACGCTGAGGATTCTGATGGCAGCATTGCCTCTTGGGAGCTGCGGGTGGAGGGGAAGCTCCTGGATGAT CCCAGTAAACAGAAGCGGAAGTTCTCTTCCTTCTTCAAGAGTTTGGTCATTGAGCTAGACAAAGACCTTTATGGCCCTGACAACCACCTCGTTGAG TGGCACCGGACGCCCACCACCCAGGAGACAGACGGGTTCCAGGTGAAGAGACCAGGGGACCTGAGTGTGCGCTGCACCCTGCTCCTCATGCTGGACTACCAG CCTCCCCAGTTCAAACTGGACCCCCGCCTGGCACGGCTGCTGGGGTTGCACACACAGAGCCGCTCAGCCATTGTCCAGGCCCTGTGGCAGTATGTGAAAACCAACAGACTACAGGACTCCCACGACAAGGAGTACATCAATGGGGACAAGTATTTCCAGCAG ATTTTTGATTGTCCTCGCCTGAAGTTTTCTGAAATTCCCCAGCGCCTCACAGCCCTGCTGCTGCCCCCAGACCCAATTGTCATCAACCACGTCATCAG TGTGGACCCATCAGACCAGAAGAAGACAGCATGCTACGACATTGATGTGGAGGTGGAGGAGCCACTGAAGGGGCAGATGAGCAGCTTCCTCCTGTCCACGGCCAACCAGCAGGAGATCAGTGCTCTGGACAGTAAGGTGGGCCCGAGCCCAGAGCTGGAGTGGGACACTAACCCAAGGAGCACAGAGCACTCAGACCAGACC ATCCATGAGACGATTGAGTCCATAAACCAGCTCAAGATCCAGAGGGACTTCATGCTAAGCTTCTCCAGGGACCCCAAAGGCTATGTCCAAGACCTGCTCCGCTCCCAGAGCCGTGACCTCAAG GTGATGACAGACGTGGCTGGCAACCCTGAAGAGGAGCGCCGCGCTGAGTTCTACCACCAGCCCTGGTCCCAGGAGGCCGTCAGCCGCTACTTCTACTGTAAG ATCCAGCAGCGCAGGCAGGAGCTGGAGCAGTCGTTGGTTGTGCGCAACACCTAG
- the Chpf2 gene encoding chondroitin sulfate glucuronyltransferase: MSGPATMRLSSVLALLRPALPLILGLSLGCSLSLLRVSWIQGEGEDPCVEAVGKPGGPQNPDSKSGLDQSDEDFKPRIVPYYRDPNKPYKKVLRTRYIQTELGSRERLLVAVLTSRATLPTLAVAVNRTVAHHFPRLLYFTGQRGARIPAGMQVVSHGDERPAWLMSETLRHLHAHFGADYDWFFVMQDDTYVQAPRLAALVGHLSINQDLYLGRAEEFIGAGEQARYCHGGFGYLLSRSLLLRLRPHLDGCRGDILSARPDEWLGRCLIDSLGIGCVSQHQGQQYHSFELAKNRDPEKEGSLAFVSAFAVHPVSESTLMYRLHKRFSALELERAYSEIEQLQAQIRNLTALTPEGKAGLSWPIGLPAPFTPRSRFEVLGWDYFTEQHAFSCADGAPKCPLQGASRADVGDAVDTALEQLNRRYQPRLRFQKQRLLNGYRRFDPARGMEYTLDLLLEAVTQRGHRRALARRVSLLRPLSRVEILPMPYVTEATRVQLVLPLLVAEAAAALAFLEAFATSALEPREHALLTLLLVYGPREGGRGAPDPFLRVKAAAAELERRYPGARLAWLAVRAEAPSQVRLMDVISKKHPVDTLFFLTTVWTRPGPEVLNRCRMNAISGWQAFFPVHFQEFNPILSPQRSPPGPPGAGPDPPSPPGADPSHGTPVGGRFDRQASAEGCFYNADYLAARARLAGELAGQEEEEALEGLEVMDVFLRFSGLHLFRAVEPGLVQKFSLRDCSPRLSEELYHRCRLSNLEGLGGRAQLAMALFEQEQANST, translated from the exons ATGTCAGGGCCTGCCACCATGCGCCTGAGCTCCGTGTTGGCTCTGCTGCGGCCAGCGCTGCCCCTCATCCTAGGGCTGTCCCTGGGCTGCAGCCTGAGCCTCCTGCGGGTTTCCTGGAtccagggggagggggaagatcCCTGTGTAGAGGCCGTTGGGAAGCCAGGAGGGCCACAGAATCCAGACTCAAAAAGTGGGCTGGATCAAAGTGATGAAGACTTCAAACCGCGGATTGTCCCCTACTACAGAGACCCCAACAAGCCCTACAAGAAGGTGCTCAG GACTCGGTATATCCAGACGGAGCTAGGTTCTCGTGAGCGCTTGCTGGTGGCTGTGCTGACCTCCCGCGCCACGCTGCCCACTCTGGCTGTAGCTGTTAACCGCACAGTGGCTCACCACTTCCCTCGGTTACTGTACTTCACTGGGCAGCGGGGGGCCCGGATCCCTGCAGGGATGCAGGTGGTGTCTCACGGGGATGAGCGTCCTGCCTGGCTCATGTCGGAGACCCTGCGCCACCTCCACGCACATTTTGGAGCTGACTACGACTGGTTCTTCGTCATGCAGGACGACACGTACGTGCAGGCGCCCCGCCTCGCAGCCCTTGTTGGCCATCTCAGCATCAACCAGGACCTGTACCTGGGCCGAGCGGAGGAGTTTATCGGTGCCGGCGAGCAGGCTCGGTACTGCCACGGGGGCTTTGGCTACCTGCTCTCACGGAGCCTCCTGCTTCGCTTGCGGCCCCATCTGGATGGCTGCCGAGGCGACATTCTTAGTGCCCGTCCTGACGAATGGCTTGGCCGATGCCTCATCGACTCTCTGGGCATTGGTTGTGTCTCGCAGCACCAG GGGCAGCAGTACCACTCCTTTGAACTGGCCAAGAATAGGGACCCTGAGAAGGAGGGGAGCTTGGCTTTCGTGAGTGCCTTCGCTGTTCACCCAGTCTCTGAGAGCACCCTCATGTACCGGCTGCACAAACGCTTCAGTGCTCTGGAGCTGGAGCGGGCTTACAGTGAGATAGAACAGCTACAG GCTCAGATCCGGAACCTGACAGCGCTGACCCCTGAGGGGAAGGCAGGCCTGAGCTGGCCCATTGGGCTCCCAGCCCCTTTCACACCACGCTCTCGCTTTGAGGTACTGGGCTGGGACTACTTCACGGAGCAGCACGCCTTCTCCTGTGCCGATGGGGCTCCCAAGTGCCCGCTGCAGGGGGCGAGCAGGGCAGACGTGGGCGATGCTGTGGACACTGCTCTGGAGCAGCTCAATCGCCGCTACCAGCCCCGTCTACGCTTCCAGAAGCAGCGCTTGCTCAATGGCTACCGGCGTTTTGACCCAGCTCGGGGCATGGAGTACACCCTGGACCTGCTTTTGGAAGCTGTGACTCAGCGCGGGCACCGGAGGGCCCTGGCCCGCAGGGTCAGCCTGCTGCGGCCACTGAGCCGGGTGGAAATTCTGCCGATGCCTTATGTAACCGAGGCCACCCGGGTGCAGCTGGTACTGCCGCTCCTTGTGGCCGAAGCGGCTGCAGCCCTGGCTTTCCTCGAGGCCTTTGCCACCAGTGCCCTGGAGCCCCGAGAGCACGCGCTGCTCACCCTGTTGCTGGTCTATGGGCCCCGGGAAGGCGGCCGTGGGGCTCCCGATCCATTTCTCAGGGTGAAGGCTGCAGCGGCTGAGCTAGAACGACGGTACCCCGGGGCAAGGCTGGCCTGGCTTGCCGTGCGAGCGGAGGCCCCTTCCCAGGTGCGACTAATGGATGTGATCTCCAAGAAGCACCCTGTGGACACGCTTTTCTTCCTCACCACTGTGTGGACTAGGCCTGGTCCTGAAGTCCTCAACCGCTGCCGCATGAATGCCATATCTGGCTGGCAGGCCTTTTTTCCAGTGCACTTCCAGGAGTTCAACCCCATCCTATCACCACAGAGATCGCCCCCAGGACCCCCAGGGGCTGGCCCTGATCCCCCATCCCCTCCTGGCGCGGACCCTTCCCATGGGACTCCGGTTGGGGGCAGATTTGACCGGCAGGCATCTGCAGAGGGCTGTTTCTACAACGCTGACTACCTGGCAGCCCGTGCCCGGCTGGCTGGTGAACTGGCAGgccaggaagaggaggaagccctggaggggctggaggtgATGGATGTTTTCCTCCGGTTCTCAGGGCTCCACCTCTTTCGAGCCGTAGAGCCAGGGCTGGTGCAGAAGTTCTCGCTGCGGGATTGCAGCCCTCGGCTTAGTGAGGAGCTCTACCACCGCTGCCGCCTTAGCAACTTGGAGGGTCTGGGGGGCCGTGCACAGCTGGCCATGGCTCTGTTTGAGCAGGAGCAGGCCAATAGCACCTAA